A region from the Inhella inkyongensis genome encodes:
- a CDS encoding alkane 1-monooxygenase yields MHAATLTPSPTWRDPKRWAWLLSALFPGLVWLNLARFEHSGNVLWLFVVAVVVYGLIPLLDALLGEDRANPPPEALAALEHDPWYRNLVLLFIPLQFGLFIHGSQLAVTHAGEPWVWLGLILSVGGINGVAINTAHELGHKHPNWERWLARVALAPVAYGHFYVEHNRGHHRRVATFDDPASSRLGESLYRFLPRTVWGSLRSAWALETGRLELQGHSRWSWRNECLQAWAMTLLLWGGLVLSLGWVLLPFLLMQALYGISLLEVVNYLEHYGLKREVDARGRPVKVQPEHSWNSNHRVSNLFLFHLQRHSDHHAHPSRRYQALRHFEQAPQLPSGYAGMLLLAYCPPLWFAVMDRRVLAHYDGDVNRANVQPGSRWAGIVQTL; encoded by the coding sequence ATGCATGCCGCCACCCTGACCCCTTCGCCCACCTGGCGCGACCCCAAGCGCTGGGCCTGGTTGTTATCGGCCCTGTTCCCAGGGCTGGTCTGGCTGAACTTGGCGCGCTTCGAGCACAGCGGCAACGTGCTGTGGCTGTTCGTGGTCGCCGTCGTCGTCTACGGGCTGATCCCGCTGCTCGACGCCTTGCTCGGCGAAGACCGCGCCAACCCGCCCCCTGAGGCCCTGGCTGCGCTGGAGCACGACCCCTGGTACCGCAATCTGGTGCTGCTCTTCATCCCGCTGCAGTTCGGTCTCTTCATCCACGGCAGTCAGTTGGCGGTGACGCATGCCGGTGAGCCCTGGGTGTGGTTGGGCCTGATCCTGAGTGTGGGCGGCATCAATGGCGTGGCCATCAACACCGCACACGAGCTGGGCCACAAGCATCCCAACTGGGAGCGCTGGCTGGCCCGGGTGGCACTCGCCCCGGTGGCCTACGGGCATTTCTATGTGGAGCACAACCGCGGCCACCATCGGCGCGTGGCCACCTTTGACGACCCCGCCTCCAGCCGACTGGGCGAGAGTCTCTATCGCTTTTTGCCCCGCACCGTCTGGGGCAGCTTGCGCAGCGCCTGGGCCTTGGAGACCGGACGCCTGGAGTTGCAAGGGCACTCACGCTGGAGTTGGCGCAATGAATGCCTGCAGGCCTGGGCAATGACCCTGCTGCTGTGGGGTGGCTTGGTCCTGAGCCTCGGTTGGGTGCTGCTGCCCTTCCTGTTGATGCAGGCCCTCTACGGCATCAGCCTGCTCGAGGTGGTGAACTACCTGGAGCACTACGGGCTCAAGCGGGAGGTGGACGCGCGCGGGCGGCCGGTCAAGGTGCAGCCCGAGCATTCCTGGAACAGCAACCACCGCGTCTCCAACCTCTTCCTGTTCCATCTGCAACGCCACAGCGACCACCACGCCCACCCCAGCCGGCGCTACCAGGCCCTGCGCCACTTTGAGCAGGCGCCCCAGTTGCCCAGCGGCTATGCCGGCATGCTGCTGCTGGCCTATTGCCCGCCCCTGTGGTTTGCGGTGATGGACCGCCGCGTGCTCGCCCATTACGACGGGGACGTGAACCGAGCCAATGTGCAGCCCGGGTCCCGCTGGGCCGGCATCGTTCAAACGCTTTGA
- a CDS encoding CYTH domain-containing protein produces MTSASHQELELRLATEPARLDALRQTWLAEGQRLPLQAHYFDNAERALARSGWGLRLRREGDRWVQTLKGPSADGLGRPEHNAERGPVLAGRPALDLTAHAELAAGAAALAAVPGPWVEQFATEIERLSRRLDWQGTQLELALDVGELRAGAAAARVSELELEWLGGPLAGLFDLAERLMGEFGLALEPRSKAARGGALARGLAVPAADFDPGRNAQALAELRRRVEA; encoded by the coding sequence ATGACTTCTGCCTCCCATCAAGAACTCGAACTGCGGCTGGCCACCGAGCCCGCCCGCCTGGATGCACTGCGTCAGACCTGGCTGGCGGAAGGCCAGCGGCTGCCCTTGCAGGCCCATTACTTCGACAACGCCGAACGCGCGCTGGCGCGCAGCGGCTGGGGCCTGCGCCTGCGGCGTGAAGGAGATCGTTGGGTGCAGACCCTCAAGGGCCCGAGTGCCGACGGCTTGGGTCGCCCCGAGCACAACGCCGAGCGCGGGCCGGTACTTGCCGGCCGCCCTGCGCTGGACCTGACGGCCCATGCCGAGCTGGCCGCTGGGGCCGCGGCGCTGGCGGCGGTGCCCGGACCGTGGGTCGAGCAGTTCGCCACCGAGATCGAGCGTCTGAGCCGGCGCCTGGACTGGCAGGGCACCCAGCTGGAGCTGGCCCTGGATGTGGGCGAGCTGCGCGCTGGCGCCGCCGCGGCCCGCGTGAGCGAGCTGGAGCTGGAGTGGCTGGGCGGTCCCTTGGCCGGCCTGTTCGATTTGGCCGAACGCCTGATGGGCGAATTTGGCCTGGCGCTGGAGCCGCGCAGCAAGGCTGCACGCGGCGGTGCCCTGGCACGGGGGCTGGCCGTGCCCGCGGCGGACTTTGACCCCGGGCGCAACGCCCAGGCCCTGGCCGAACTCAGGCGCCGAGTGGAGGCGTGA
- a CDS encoding YceI family protein, with amino-acid sequence MKTLFATALLLASWAQAQTLQPQGAEIVFVSKQMGVPVEGRFKSFKLDRFSFDPKKPEAAQMALTVQMKSAGVGTPEVDAELVKPEWFDVARHPEARFVASQVKAVGAGRYEVQGQFSLKGQTRPLALQLALTQAGGSSTASGSFTLKRSEWQIGSGEWADTSIVANEVLVRFKFPFSGMAPL; translated from the coding sequence ATGAAAACGCTATTTGCCACCGCACTGCTGCTCGCCAGTTGGGCCCAAGCCCAAACCCTGCAGCCCCAGGGCGCCGAGATCGTCTTCGTCAGCAAGCAGATGGGCGTGCCGGTCGAAGGCCGCTTCAAGAGCTTCAAACTGGATCGCTTCAGCTTCGACCCCAAGAAGCCCGAGGCCGCCCAGATGGCGCTGACGGTGCAGATGAAGTCCGCCGGCGTGGGCACGCCCGAGGTCGATGCCGAGCTCGTCAAGCCCGAATGGTTTGATGTGGCCCGCCACCCCGAAGCACGCTTCGTCGCCAGCCAGGTCAAGGCCGTGGGGGCCGGCCGCTATGAAGTGCAGGGGCAGTTCAGTCTCAAGGGCCAGACCCGCCCATTGGCTCTCCAATTGGCCTTGACCCAGGCCGGGGGCTCCAGCACCGCCAGCGGCAGCTTCACCCTCAAGCGCAGCGAGTGGCAGATCGGCAGCGGCGAATGGGCCGACACCAGCATCGTCGCCAACGAGGTCCTCGTGCGCTTCAAGTTCCCCTTCAGCGGCATGGCGCCGCTCTAA
- a CDS encoding response regulator, translated as MSRILVVEDDPAIAALLSDYLAHAGLKPETCADGLQAWQLFERAGPWSAVVLDLMLPGLDGLQLCQRIRAGSAVPILMATARIDEFDRLLGLEIGADDYLCKPYSPREVVARVRALLRRAEGRLVGQAATELPGTGGFSHDEAGQRLGWRGQWLNLTPVEYRLLRSLLQQPGRVFERATLLDALHADAFRDVSDRVIDSHIKNLRRKLEALLGQATAIQAVYGVGYRFTPPLGA; from the coding sequence ATGAGCCGCATCCTGGTGGTCGAGGACGACCCCGCCATTGCCGCGCTGCTGAGCGACTACCTGGCGCACGCCGGCCTGAAGCCCGAGACCTGCGCCGATGGCCTGCAGGCCTGGCAGCTGTTTGAGCGCGCCGGGCCTTGGAGCGCCGTGGTGCTGGACTTGATGCTGCCGGGTCTGGATGGCCTGCAGCTGTGCCAGCGCATTCGTGCCGGCTCGGCAGTGCCCATCCTGATGGCCACCGCCCGCATCGACGAATTCGACCGCCTGCTGGGGCTGGAGATCGGTGCCGACGACTACCTGTGCAAGCCCTACAGCCCGCGCGAGGTGGTGGCCCGGGTGCGGGCGCTGTTGCGTCGCGCCGAAGGCCGGCTGGTGGGCCAGGCCGCCACCGAGCTGCCCGGCACCGGCGGCTTCAGCCACGATGAGGCCGGCCAGCGCCTGGGCTGGCGCGGGCAGTGGCTGAACCTGACGCCGGTGGAATATCGGCTGCTGCGCAGCCTGCTTCAGCAACCCGGCCGCGTGTTTGAGCGCGCCACCCTGCTGGACGCCCTGCACGCCGATGCCTTTCGCGACGTCAGCGACCGCGTGATCGACAGCCACATAAAAAACCTGCGCCGCAAGCTTGAGGCCCTGCTGGGCCAGGCCACGGCCATCCAGGCCGTCTACGGCGTGGGCTACCGCTTCACGCCTCCACTCGGCGCCTGA
- a CDS encoding YceI family protein, which yields MKKLIALFAALATAGAVQAQTYKVEPTHTFVTFEAKHFGTSTNRGRFDKTSGSVTLDLSAKTGRAEITVDMASINTGTARFDGHLKSKDFFNAEQFATATFVGDKFEFDGSKIKSVAGQLTMLGKTMPVTLTANHYNCYDHPFFKAQACGGDFETTIQRSQWGMAYGLPGIPDSVKLVIQVEAIKQP from the coding sequence ATGAAAAAACTGATCGCTCTGTTCGCTGCCCTGGCCACCGCCGGCGCGGTGCAAGCCCAGACCTACAAGGTCGAGCCCACCCACACCTTCGTGACCTTTGAAGCCAAGCACTTCGGCACCAGCACCAACCGCGGTCGCTTTGACAAGACCTCGGGCAGCGTCACGCTGGACCTGAGCGCCAAGACCGGCCGCGCCGAGATCACGGTGGACATGGCTTCGATCAACACCGGCACCGCCCGTTTTGACGGTCACCTCAAGAGCAAGGACTTCTTCAACGCCGAGCAGTTCGCCACCGCCACCTTCGTGGGCGACAAGTTCGAGTTCGATGGCAGCAAGATCAAGTCCGTGGCCGGCCAGCTGACGATGCTGGGCAAGACCATGCCGGTGACGCTGACGGCCAACCACTACAACTGCTACGACCACCCCTTCTTCAAGGCCCAGGCCTGCGGCGGCGACTTTGAAACGACCATCCAGCGCAGCCAATGGGGCATGGCCTATGGCCTGCCGGGCATCCCCGATAGCGTCAAGCTGGTGATCCAGGTCGAGGCCATCAAGCAGCCCTGA
- a CDS encoding ATP-binding protein yields MDAQGRLIWGRLPPADRPSLEEAVVLEGRTVALARLVPRPEAPEALDRLFLRRQLLGLVGVGVIVALLAALAAWWLAGRWLRPLTEVQRASHRLAQGDFSLRLPRRTSKRRNEFDALVDDVNHLAASLQTLEASRRRWIAELSHELRTPLTVLRGELDAVRDGVRPLNAERVESLVREVARLRRLADDFHWLALADLQALPCAPQALDPTALLQQALARHQDAARQTGLLLDLRLDPALPRTVHWDGERINQVLDNLISNALAYTDAPGEVRLSARPLNAEQLELRVDDSPPGVAPEALARLFEPLYRADPARQRRDGAGSGLGLSIARAWVLRHGGQIQARPSPLGGLGLVITLPLQTPQEPTR; encoded by the coding sequence GTGGACGCGCAGGGTCGATTGATCTGGGGCCGGCTGCCCCCGGCAGACCGCCCCAGCCTGGAGGAAGCCGTGGTGCTGGAGGGGCGCACCGTCGCCCTGGCCCGGCTGGTGCCGCGCCCCGAGGCACCCGAGGCCCTGGACCGCCTGTTTCTGCGCCGGCAGTTGCTCGGCCTAGTCGGGGTCGGGGTCATCGTGGCCCTGCTGGCCGCTCTGGCGGCCTGGTGGTTGGCTGGGCGCTGGCTGCGCCCGCTCACCGAAGTTCAGCGCGCCAGCCACCGCTTGGCGCAGGGCGACTTCAGCCTGCGTTTACCTCGGCGCACCAGCAAGCGCCGCAATGAGTTCGATGCCCTGGTCGACGACGTCAACCACCTGGCTGCCTCCCTGCAGACCCTGGAAGCCAGCCGGCGGCGCTGGATCGCCGAGCTCTCGCACGAACTGCGCACGCCCCTTACCGTGCTGCGTGGCGAACTGGATGCGGTGCGCGACGGCGTGCGCCCGCTCAATGCCGAGCGCGTCGAGTCCCTGGTGCGCGAGGTGGCCCGCCTGCGCCGCCTGGCCGATGACTTCCACTGGCTGGCCCTGGCCGATCTGCAGGCCCTGCCCTGTGCCCCGCAGGCCCTGGACCCCACCGCGCTGCTGCAGCAAGCGCTGGCGCGGCATCAGGATGCCGCCCGCCAGACCGGCCTTCTTCTCGACCTGAGGCTCGACCCCGCCTTGCCCCGCACGGTGCACTGGGATGGCGAGCGGATCAATCAGGTGCTGGACAACCTGATCAGCAACGCCCTGGCCTACACCGATGCGCCGGGCGAGGTGCGCCTCTCAGCCCGGCCCTTGAATGCCGAACAGCTGGAACTGCGCGTCGACGACAGCCCACCCGGCGTGGCCCCCGAGGCGCTGGCACGCCTGTTCGAACCGCTCTACCGCGCCGACCCGGCACGTCAGCGCCGCGATGGCGCCGGCAGTGGCCTGGGCCTGAGCATCGCGCGCGCCTGGGTGCTGCGCCACGGCGGCCAGATCCAGGCCCGGCCCAGTCCGCTGGGGGGGCTGGGCCTGGTCATCACACTGCCTCTGCAAACCCCACAGGAGCCCACACGATGA
- a CDS encoding cytochrome b, producing MQTPSTRYTRPAVLLHWLMALGLIAALVAGTYIAGLPMGLQRLKMINWHKWLGVSLLALALLRLVWRAGHRPPADLPMPRWQALSAHAVHGLLYALMLLVPLLGWAYSNAAGFPVVWFGVLPLPDFVGKNPELAELLKPAHRLAAWSLAALILAHVAAALKHHFLDRDGLLSRMTLKG from the coding sequence ATGCAAACACCTTCCACGCGCTACACCCGCCCCGCTGTGCTCTTGCACTGGCTGATGGCCCTGGGCCTGATTGCCGCCCTGGTGGCCGGCACCTACATCGCCGGCCTGCCCATGGGCCTGCAGCGGCTGAAGATGATCAACTGGCACAAATGGCTGGGGGTGAGCCTGCTGGCCTTGGCCCTGCTGCGCCTGGTCTGGCGCGCCGGCCATCGCCCGCCAGCCGACCTGCCCATGCCGCGCTGGCAGGCCCTCTCCGCCCACGCCGTGCATGGCCTGCTCTATGCGCTGATGCTGCTGGTGCCCCTGTTGGGCTGGGCCTATAGCAATGCAGCCGGCTTCCCGGTGGTGTGGTTCGGCGTGCTGCCTCTGCCCGATTTCGTGGGCAAGAACCCTGAGCTGGCCGAACTGCTCAAGCCCGCGCATCGGCTGGCCGCCTGGAGCTTGGCGGCCCTGATCCTGGCCCATGTGGCGGCGGCCCTCAAACACCATTTCCTGGACCGCGACGGCCTGCTTTCGCGCATGACCCTGAAAGGCTGA